A region of Anopheles merus strain MAF chromosome 2R, AmerM5.1, whole genome shotgun sequence DNA encodes the following proteins:
- the LOC121590846 gene encoding uncharacterized protein LOC121590846 encodes MSKQDKLRYKELKRHQYMDSINRVKEFVKTFTSEQQNQVSTRLDRLEKIWESFETVQKDIEDLEISEEGVATNARIRAEMEETYLYAKAQLRMVLVVVDAYGKEHLARALLDNGSQPNAISEHLCQLLRLPRKPASVSIAGVDSTTTNAKHIKVTQNIPSTSFSTAAVGVPSNYVLADPDFGTARRVDMIIGAAYFYSLLRGGQVHLPNQRNVLIDTVFGWLVAGDTPTFHESQSQTTISCHMMEATDKLQEQLERFWKVEELAITSLSPVEQHCEQYFKQTTNRDDTGRYVVRMPKHHDYAQMLGDSKAAAQKRFRLLEQRLAKDMHLKQQYDDFMREYVTLGHMFPVPVEEDSMAAVHYLPHHPVVKESSTTTKETEVVQTFELATVTYGLAPSSFLATRTLLQLAEDEGAPYPLATEAVKKNLYVDDLISGAESIEQAIQLRDELTSLMSKGGFRFRKWCSNELSVLDGLTPDLLGTTASHEFEAAANVKTLGICWEPPNDVFRFTIAIPDVRPCTKRTVLSTIAQLYDPLGLLSPIIVQAKILLQELWANKLGWDDELPRQLCDKWEEFCEQLPMLAHFKIPRFALTPNYNYVELHCFADASEAAYGACAYLRSQSIDGTTQVTLLASKSRVAPLKPLTIPRLELCAALLAARLQQKLISAIDMAVNETHMWSDSTITLQWLAAPPRTWKTFIANRVGEIQAATNGCIWHHVPGIENPADMLSRGVSAELLLESNMWMHGPDWLMNDSSCWPSKSYGQQHFTDDELERKGNVVLTAQVVEPDPLLLRYSSFRTLVHVTAYCMRFCHIARGKEQRETINLSVDEIQNAKIVLVKMVQRQVFPDELRQLRKKQKLAGGSHSSYSIHSLTRMVSYVLVADLDMPMCHSV; translated from the exons ATGTCGAAGCAGGACAAGTTGCGGTACAAGGAGCTCAAGCGGCACCAATACATGGACTCCATCAATCGTGTGAAAGAGTTCGTAAAAACGTTCACAAGTGAACAACAAAATCAAGTGTCGACGCGACTCGATCGTTTGGAAAAGATTTGGGAATCTTTTGAAACAGTGCAAAAAGACATCGAAGATTTGGAAATCTCCGAGGAAGGCGTTGCAACTAATGCGCGTATTAGAGCAGAAATGGAGGAAACGTATTTGTACGCAAAGGCGCAATTGCGTA TGGTATTGGTTGTTGTCGATGCATACGGAAAAGAACACTTAGCGCGAGCATTGCTGGACAACGGATCGCAGCCGAACGCGATCAGTGAACATCTTTGTCAGCTTTTACGACTACCACGAAAGCCCGCTAGCGTTTCAATTGCTGGTGTGGACAGCACTACCACCAATGCAAAGCACATA AAAGTAACGCAGAACATTCCGTCAACGTCGTTTTCTACTGCTGCCGTCGGCGTTCCTTCGAACTACGTTCTGGCCGATCCAGATTTCGGGACCGCGCGGCGCGTGGATATGATCATCGGTGCAGCATATTTCTATTCGTTGCTGCGTGGTGGACAAGTGCATTTGCCAAACCAGCGAAACGTTCTCATCGACACGGTGTTTGGCTGGCTCGTAGCAGGAGATACACCGACCTTTCATGAATCGCAATCGCAAACAACAATTAGTTGTCACATGATGGAGGCAACCGACAAACTACAAGAACAGCTGGAGCGATTTTGGAAGGTCGAAGAGCTTGCTATAACATCATTGTCTCCTGTTGAACAACATTGCGAGCAGTACTTCAAGCAGACGACGAATCGAGATGACACCGGCAGATACGTCGTTCGCATGCCGAAACACCACGACTACGCTCAGATGCTTGGCGATTCGAAGGCTGCAGCCCAGAAGCGCTTTCGGTTGTTGGAACAGAGGCTGGCTAAAGACATGCATCTGAAGCAGCAGTACGATGACTTCATGCGAGAATACGTGACGCTGGGTCACATGTTTCCTGTGCCGGTTGAAGAGGACAGCATGGCTGCAGTTCACTACTTGCCGCATCATCCGGTGGTGAAAGAGTCCAGCACGACGACCAAG GAAACAGAAGTTGTGCAAACTTTTGAGTTGGCAACGGTGACGTATGGTCTGGCTCCATCGTCATTCCTAGCAACACGTACGCTACTTCAACTAGCTGAGGATGAAGGCGCTCCTTATCCTTTGGCAACTGAAGCCGTAAAGAAGAACTTGTACGTGGACGATCTGATCTCCGGCGCAGAAAGCATTGAGCAAGCAATTCAACTTCGTGACGAACTGACCAGTCTCATGAGTAAGGGAGGTTTCAGGTTCCGAAAATGGTGCTCAAACGAGTTGAGTGTGCTTGATGGGTTGACACCTGATCTGCTTGGAACAACAGCATCCCATGAATTCGAAGCAGCCGCAAATGTCAAGACGCTTGGCATATGTTGGGAACCACCAAACGATGTATTCCGTTTCACGATTGCTATCCCTGATGTACGACCCTGCACGAAACGTACAGTGCTATCTACGATTGCCCAGCTGTACGATCCGCTTGGCTTGCTATCGCCTATCATCGTGCAAGCAAAAATCCTCTTACAGGAACTTTGGGCAAACAAACTCGGTTGGGATGACGAATTGCCGCGGCAATTGTGTGACAAATGGGAAGAGTTTTGCGAACAGCTCCCCATGCTAGCTCATTTCAAGATCCCGAGATTTGCTTTGACACCCAACTATAACTATGTAGAGCTGCATTGTTTTGCAGACGCATCAGAAGCAGCTTATGGTGCGTGTGCCTACCTGAGATCGCAAAGCATCGACGGCACAACCCAAGTAACGCTGCTAGCTTCTAAATCGAGAGTGGCTCCTCTCAAACCGCTTACCATCCCTAGACTGGAACTATGCGCAGCCTTGCTAGCTGCCAGATTACAGCAGAAACTAATATCAGCCATTGACATGGCAGTAAACGAAACACATATGTGGTCCGATTCAACCATCACGCTGCAATGGCTTGCAGCACCACCTAGAACGTGGAAAACTTTCATCGCAAACCGAGTAGGAGAGATACAAGCTGCTACCAATGGATGCATTTGGCATCATGTGCCAGGGATCGAGAACCCTGCCGACATGCTATCCAGAGGTGTTTCTGCGGAATTGCTTTTGGAAAGCAACATGTGGATGCATGGACCAGATTGGCTGATGAACGATAGCTCGTGCTGGCCCAGCAAATCGTATGGACAACAGCACTTCACTGATGATGAGCTGGAAAGAAAGGGTAACGTTGTGTTAACTGCCCAAGTAGTCGAGCCCGACCCACTGCTCCTACGATACTCCTCATTCAGAACGTTGGTTCATGTAACTGCATATTGCATGCGATTTTGCCACATTGCGCGTGGTAAAGAACAACGCGAAACGATCAATCTCTCTGTGGATGAGATTCAAAATGCTAAAATCGTTTTAGTAAAGATGGTACAGCGACAAGTATTTCCCGATGAACTACGACAACTGCGTAAGAAACAAAAGCTTGCTGGTGGATCCCACTCAAGCTACTCCATCCATTCATTGACAAGGATGGTGTCATACGTGTTGGTGGCAGACTTGGACATGCCGATGTGCCATTCTGTGTGA